The Aureitalea marina genome includes a window with the following:
- a CDS encoding DUF418 domain-containing protein, with translation MSQNSSLSPENRRIDLLDIYRGFAIFGIFVVNIEIMNCIPLNQDGFYTNFQDFWNQFADEIRRLFFYSKFFPIFSLLFGLGIAMQIQKRKHLTRPYRGFIHWRMFTLLLIGIGHILFLWSGDVVHMYAIIGFFIPFIHRFSMGSLLIASGIILLGFTELGSWILSALLNLLSAIGSDPIANFERLYPVDIIPSVIGEGTYMEGVRFRFYEYLFNLPLAYSYFFPLALSMIVLGVAIGKSSFLRNPQRFIDGIKIPVLLITIISNLYRLFFLYVVLDQGWHHTDQWGLFSCG, from the coding sequence ATGAGTCAAAACAGCAGTCTTTCTCCTGAGAACCGCAGAATAGACTTGCTGGATATTTATCGCGGCTTTGCCATCTTTGGCATTTTCGTGGTCAATATTGAGATCATGAATTGTATCCCGCTCAATCAGGACGGTTTTTACACCAACTTCCAGGATTTTTGGAATCAATTTGCTGACGAAATCAGGAGGCTGTTCTTCTATTCCAAGTTCTTTCCCATCTTCTCCTTGTTGTTTGGCCTTGGAATTGCTATGCAGATCCAGAAACGCAAACATCTGACCAGACCTTATCGTGGATTCATCCATTGGAGAATGTTCACTTTATTGCTCATCGGAATAGGACACATCTTATTCCTGTGGTCCGGGGATGTGGTACATATGTATGCCATAATTGGCTTTTTTATTCCATTTATCCACCGTTTTTCCATGGGAAGCCTGTTAATAGCGTCGGGAATAATTCTTTTAGGATTTACTGAGCTCGGTTCGTGGATTCTCTCTGCTTTGTTAAACCTGTTATCGGCTATTGGGTCTGATCCCATCGCTAATTTTGAAAGACTTTATCCGGTGGATATCATTCCTTCTGTAATTGGTGAAGGGACTTATATGGAAGGGGTGCGCTTTAGGTTCTATGAATACCTTTTTAACCTGCCCCTGGCTTATTCTTACTTCTTTCCTTTGGCTTTGTCTATGATAGTCCTAGGGGTAGCGATCGGCAAGAGCAGTTTTCTTCGAAATCCCCAGCGTTTTATCGATGGTATCAAAATACCGGTGCTACTGATTACTATTATCAGTAATCTGTATCGATTGTTCTTTCTATATGTGGTTTTGGATCAGGGCTGGCACCACACCGATCAATGGGGCCTTTTCTCTTGTGGTTGA
- a CDS encoding sterol desaturase family protein: MNAILDFFEQMPVWMKAGWVIFCITLFWILEGNYSLFTKPYRKWRHARTNLILLIFVLLINTVFGLATAGIFSWLGDNNFGLLNLVDWPVAAELILAILVLDLIAQYGVHYLLHQVPWMWRLHLVHHSDKHVDATSGTRHHPFDFLIREIFALIAVVITGMPISFYFFYRILTIFFTYWTHANLRLPLKLDKGLSWVFVTPNMHKFHHHYQLPWTDSNYGNMFAIWDRLFGTFVYGNPQEIQYGVDIADHRPDEDLAVQLKLPFDSGVKSKGSRS, encoded by the coding sequence ATGAACGCTATCCTGGACTTCTTCGAGCAAATGCCTGTCTGGATGAAAGCGGGTTGGGTGATTTTCTGCATTACCTTATTTTGGATACTGGAAGGCAACTATAGCCTTTTTACAAAACCCTACCGCAAGTGGCGACACGCCCGGACAAATCTGATCCTGCTTATTTTCGTGCTGCTTATCAATACGGTTTTCGGATTAGCTACAGCAGGAATTTTTAGCTGGCTTGGCGACAATAACTTCGGCCTGCTCAATCTGGTCGATTGGCCAGTTGCAGCGGAATTGATTCTCGCTATATTGGTTCTGGACCTCATTGCTCAATACGGTGTCCACTACCTTTTGCATCAGGTGCCCTGGATGTGGCGATTGCATTTAGTGCATCATAGCGACAAGCACGTAGATGCGACCTCCGGAACACGCCACCATCCCTTTGATTTTCTTATTCGAGAGATCTTTGCTCTTATTGCCGTGGTGATCACGGGCATGCCGATCTCTTTTTATTTCTTTTATCGGATACTGACTATTTTCTTTACTTATTGGACACATGCCAACCTCCGTCTTCCCCTAAAATTAGATAAGGGCTTGAGCTGGGTTTTCGTCACGCCCAATATGCATAAGTTCCACCATCATTATCAGCTCCCTTGGACAGATAGCAACTACGGAAATATGTTCGCGATCTGGGACCGATTATTTGGAACCTTTGTCTATGGAAACCCTCAGGAGATACAGTACGGAGTAGACATTGCCGATCATCGGCCGGATGAAGACCTGGCCGTACAATTGAAATTACCCTTTGATTCCGGCGTAAAATCCAAAGGATCTCGTTCATGA